The region TTCACCTCCACTACAATTTCACTGGATCCCTGGTTGAGACAGCTCCCATCTCGTTACGCCATTCATGCAGGTCGGTATTTAACCGACAAGGAATTTCGCTACCTTAGGACCGTTATAGTTACGGCCGCCGTTTACTCGGGCTTCAATCAAGAGCTTCGCTAATGCTAACTCCATCAGTTAACCTTCGAGCACCGGGCAGGCGTCACACCTTATACATCCACTTACGTGTTAGCAAAGTGCTGTGTTTTTGGTAAACAGTCGGGAGGGACTCTTTGTTGCAACCTTCTCCGCTTTCGAGAGCAAGTCTCTATACAGAGGTAGGCACACCTTATACCGAAGATACGGTGCTAGTTTGCAGAGTTCCTTAACCAGGGTTCTTCCACGCGCCTTAGAATACTCATCCCACCCACCTGTGTCGGTTTACGGTACGGGCAACAAATAATATACTTAGTGGCTTTTCTTGGCACGACAGTATCATCGATTCTCTATCTCCTCCGAAGAGTGTCAAGAGCCTGTAAGATCTCGGTCTAACGTTACCCGGATTTGCCTAAGTAACAACCTACGTCCTTCGAGCCACACTTCCATCAGTGACCTCGATTAACTCTATGCGTCCCCACATCGCGCTTATTTGTTGGTATTGGAATATTAACCAATTTGCCATCGTCTACCCCTTTCGGACTCGACTTAGGACCCGACTAACCCTACGATGACGAGCATCGCGTAGGAAACCTTGGGTTTTCGGCGTTAAGGATTCTCACCTTAATTCTCGCTACTCATGCCTGCATGCTCACTTCTATCCGCTCCAACGCTCCTTACCGGTACATCTTCAACGCTGAATAGAACGCTCTCCTACCACTTGTACAAGTACAAGTCTAAAGCTTCGGTGTACATCTTAGCCCCGTTATATTTTCCGCGCAGAATCACTAGACCAGTGAGCTGTTACGCTTTCTTTAAAGGGTGGCTGCTTCTAAGCCAACCTCCTGGTTGTCACAGTAACTCCACATCGTTTTCCACTTAGATGTAACTTAGGGACCTTAGCTGTTAGTCTGGGTTGTTCCCCTCTCGACATAGGATTTTATCACCCTACGCCTGACTCCTATGATTACGCATATAGTATTCGAAGTTTGATAGGGTTTGGTACCGCGGTAAGCAGCCCTAGCCCATTCAGTGCTCTACCCCTATATGTTACTACATAAGGCTATACCTAAATATATTTCGGAGAGAACCAGCTATCACGAAGTTTGATTGGCCTTTCACCCCTATCCACAAGTCATCCGAAGACTTTTCAACGCCTACCGGTTCGGTCCTCCACTAGCTCTTACACCAGCTTCAACCTGCTCATGGATAGATCACTTCGTTTCGGGTCTGCAGCATCTGACTAATTCGCCCTATTAAGACTCGCTTTCGCTACGGCTTCACACTTGGCTTAACCTTGCCAGATACCACAACTCGCAGGCTCATTATGCAAAAGGCAGTCCGTCACCCTGATAAATCATAGGGCTCCGAATGATTGTAAGCTAATGGTTTCAGGTTCTATTTCACTCCCCTCACTGGGGTACTTTTCACCTTTCCCTCACGGTACTTGTTCACTATCGATCTGTAAGTAGTATTTAGGGTTGGAAGGTGGTCCTCCCATATTCAGACAAAATATCACGTGTTCCGTCCTACTCGTTCTTAAGCCTAGTACCACATTAAAAATTTCGGTTACAGGAGTTTCACCTTCTATGCTTTACCTTTCCAGGTAATTCACCTATTTAAAATGCTATCACTTAATGCCCTAATCCCATTTCGCTCGCCGCTACTTTGGGAATCTCAATTGATTTCTCTTCCTCTGGTTACTGAGATGTTTCACTTCACCAGGTTCGCCTCCTCGAAAGGATAACATGCTTAACATGCTGGGTTGTCCCATTCGGAAATCACCGGATCAAAGCCTCTTGACGGCTCCCCGATGCTTATCGCAGTCTAGTACGTCCTTCATCGCCTCTTACAGTCTAGGCATCCACCATTAGCCCTTTATAGCTTTTTAATCTCCTTTAAAAATTTGCATTTTTAAAGGGACCAATTCTGAGAATAAAATAACTTTCGTTATTCTACCTTTTTTGAATAATTATTCCTTGGCTACTATCTTATTGAATTTACTTCAATAACATAGTTGTGTCTATCTATACTTTTTATATTAATAAATCTCTTTATTAACATAATCATTTTTAGATATGAAATTTTTTTGTTTTTTTAACAATCTTCATACGAAAGATTATTAAACGAAAAAATTAAAGACTTTAACATTATGTTTTTAAATATCATTTTGACTTTAAAAGTCAAATATAAATTCAATTCTTTTATTGAACTTATATTTGATTTTTTTATCAAACTTTTTAACTTGATCTGTTCTTAATAGATGGTGGAGATAAGCGGGATCGAACCGCTGACCTCCTGCGTGCAAGGCAGGCGCTCTCCCAGCTGAGCTATATCCCCACATACTAATCAGATTATTATATGGTGGGCCTACCAGGACTTGAACCTGGGACCTCACGATTATCAGTCGAGCGCTCTAGCCAGCTGAGCTATAGGCCCTTTCTTCACCTATTATTGAAATAATCTTTATAAACCGAACATGATAAACTTGCTATCTTTGATAGCTTTGGAAGTTAGAAACGAATCCAACTTCTCTTCTCTGAAAGGAGGTGATCCAACCGCAGGTTCTCCTACGGTTACCTTGTTACGACTTCACCCCAGTCGCTGAATCCACTGTGGAGGGTAGCTACTTTAGCATCCCCGCTTCGAATGAGTTCAACTCCCATGGTGTGACGGGCGGTGAGTACAAGACCCGGGAACGTATTCACCGTAGCATTGCTGATCTACGATTACTAGCGATTCCAACTTCAAGTAGTCGAGTTGCAGACTACTATCCGAACTGGGAGGCATTTTTGAGATTTGCTCCACCTCGCGGTATCGCTGCTCTTTGTATGCCCCATTGTAGCACGTGTGTAGCCCTGGACGTAAGGGCCATGATGACTTGACGTCGTCCACACCTTCCTCCTACTTGCGTAGGCAGTCTCGTTAGAGTTCTCAGCCGAACTGTTAGCAACTAACGACGTGGGTTGCGCTCGTTGCGGGACTTAACCCAACATCTCACGACACGAGCTGACGACAGCCGTGCAGCACCTGTCCTACAGTTTCTGCAAGCAGACACCAATCTATCTCTAGAAAGTTCTGTAAATGTCAAGTCCAGGTAAGGTTCTTCGCGTATCGTCGAATTAAACCACATGCTCCACCGCTTGTGCGGGTCCCCGTCTATTCCTTTGAGTTTTAATCTTGCGACCGTACTCCCCAGGCGGTACACTTAATGTGTTAACTGCATTACTGCAATGTCTAGCATCGCAACAACTAGTGTACATCGTTTAGGGCGTGGACTACCAGGGTATCTAATCCTGTTTGCTCCCCACGCTTTCGCGTCTCAGCGTCAATAATGTTCCAGTAGATCGCCTTCGCAATCGGTATTCCTTCTGATCTCTACGGATTTTACCCCTACACCAGAAATTCCATCTACCTCTCCCATATTCTAGATAGACAGTTTCAAAAGCAGTTCTATGGTTGAGCCATAGGATTTCACTTCTGACTTATCTATCCGCCTACACGCTCTTTACGCCCAGTGATTCCGAGTAACGCTTGCACCCTCCGTATTACCGCGGCTGCTGGCACGGAGTTAGCCGGTGCTTATTCATATAGTACCGTCATTATCTTCCTATATAAAAGGAGTTTACGCTCCGAAAAGTGTCATCCTCCACGCGGCGTTGCTGCATCAGAGTTTCCTCCATTGTGCAATATTCCCCACTGCTGCCTCCCGTAGGAGTCTGGACCGTGTCTCAGTTCCAGTGTGACTGATCATCCTCTCAAACCAGTTAGGCGTCATTGACTTGGTGAGCCATTACCTCACCAACTATCTGATACCATACAGTCCCATCCTCTAGCACTAAAGCGTTTCCCCAGCATACTTTTGTATTATGGGCATATAGGGCATTAGCAGACGTTTCCATCTGTTATTCCTTTCTAGAGGGCAGGTTAACTATACATTACTCACCCGTGCGCCACTTAGCTGACAACTTAAGCAAGCTTAAGTCCGTTCTCGTTCGACTTGCATGTGTTAGGCACGCCGCCAGCGTTCACTCTGAGCCAGGATCAAACTCTCCATAATAAAAAATTTGATTCTCTGACTTATATTTTATTACTTATGTAACAAATATTAAATCTCATTTGTAAAGCTTAGCTTTATGTTTCTAAAATAGACAAGGATATAATTTACTTATATTCTTGTTGTTATATTTTTGTTTATCATATTCGGTTTATAAAGATTATATTCTCTTAACAAACCTTCGTTTTTAAAGATCATCCATCTCTTCAAAACTTTGTGTCGTTCCTCTGAAATTGGACGGGAATTATAATAGATTTTTTTAAACTTGTCAAGGGTTTATTCTTATTTCTGGCTTAAATTTTTAAATTCTTTTACTGAGATTTTTAATATTATTAAAGATATTATTTTAAAACTGGCTTAGAGTGGCTTTATTATGGGGGTTTATGTGAGTTTTTTGGTTTTTTTAATGTTTTTTATATAAAATAAAATTAATTTCAAATAAATAGGAATTAACCTATTTATTTAATTTATCAACGATTTTGATAAGATAATCAGCTGATTCTTTTGCACTAGATTTTAAAAATTCATCAAAATCTATATCAGCTCCACCATCTGCTGTATCTGAAATAGCTCTTAATATAAAGAATGGTACACTTAAAGAATCACATATAACTGCAACACTTGCACCTTCCATCTCTAGTGCATCTGCTTTAAATGTAGATTCTATAAATTCTTTTCTTTCAACAGAGTGTACAAATTGATCTCCTGTTGCTATTGTTCCTTCTAATACACTTAATGAGTTTTCTACTGCAACCTCTTTTGCTATATCTCTTAGTTTTTCTGTCGTTTCAATAAATACATCTCCACCAGGAACAAAACCATGAGGGTGACCAAAAGCTGTAATATCTAAATCATGCTGACATAATTTATCGGCAATGATTAAGTCCCCAATTTTAAGTTTTGGGTTTATAGCACCTGCAACTCCTGAAAATAAAAGTGTATCACATCCAAATTTCTCAATTAGTGTACTAGCTGTTAAACTAGCAAATACTTTTCCTATCTTAGAGTAAGCAATAACTATCTCTAAACCATTATAAGTTACTTCATAATACTTATTTTTTGCAAAATCTGTAACTTTTACATTATCAAAATGAGCTAATAGAGGTTCAATCTCCTCCTCCATTGCTCCCATTATTGCTAGTTTTTTCATATTATGCATTTACCTCTTCAATTACTTTTTCTAAAGATGCCATATCACTTACATTTAGTGTTGGTGTACCTTTACAAATTTTTCTATTTAATCCTTTTAAAACAACTCCATTACCAAACTCTATAAATGTATCAACATTTTGAGCATTTGCTGCAACACTTTGTTTATATTTAACTG is a window of Halarcobacter sp. DNA encoding:
- a CDS encoding 5'-methylthioadenosine/adenosylhomocysteine nucleosidase; this encodes MKKLAIMGAMEEEIEPLLAHFDNVKVTDFAKNKYYEVTYNGLEIVIAYSKIGKVFASLTASTLIEKFGCDTLLFSGVAGAINPKLKIGDLIIADKLCQHDLDITAFGHPHGFVPGGDVFIETTEKLRDIAKEVAVENSLSVLEGTIATGDQFVHSVERKEFIESTFKADALEMEGASVAVICDSLSVPFFILRAISDTADGGADIDFDEFLKSSAKESADYLIKIVDKLNK